The Phragmites australis chromosome 1, lpPhrAust1.1, whole genome shotgun sequence genomic interval GCCGACCTTCTCCAGGTTGGTGAACCCCTGCCGACCGGTTATGAGGCTCCGGCAGAGCGGGATGAAGACGCGGTCGTAGATGGCAAGGGTGAGCATGATGGCGCCGACGAAGAAAACGGTGAGAGACGCAGCGGGGATCTCAAATCCGCCCATGCGCCGGTCCATGGTGGTCGCCTGCTCCACGGAGAAGGTGATCATCTGTGCGTAGATGGTCCAGAACAGGATCGTCGTCGCCCACACCGGCATCAGCCGTGCCACCATCTTCACCTCCTCCACGCGGGACACAGAGCACAGCTTCCACGGGTTCGGCGTCGGCCGCCCGTCGTGCCCCACCTCGTTGTCGCCGTCACCGGCCATCACGGCCGCCCTGTCCAGGCACGGGAACTGGGCGGTGTGGGGGAGGCGGGCGTGACCAGGGAGATCCTCGTAGAGCGCTGCGGCGGCGAGCGGTTGCTTGATGTTCCGCTtccgggcggcggcgacgaggacCTGGAGGATGTGCACGATGGGGGACCCGGAGCTGCGTTTGTAGCGGTAGCGCCTGGTGCCGGAGAGGAAGACTGCGATGGCGGCGAGCATGGCGCCGGCGCAGATGCCGTAGGCCCAGCTCCGGCCGACGTGGTCCTGGACGTAAACAAGGACGGTGACGGCGAGGAGCGTGCCGAcgctgatgaagaagaagaagcggtTGAAGAAGAGGCCCATGGCGGCTCGCTCGCGGGCGTCGCGCTCGTCGAACTGATCGGTGCCGAAGCCCGATACGCTGGACTTGAGCCCGCCAGTGCCGAGCGCGATGAGGTAGAGGCACACGTAGAGCACGCCCATCTGGAGCCCCGTCGCCTGCTCGCATGGCCCCGCACCGGCACCGCCCTCGCACGGTGGCGGCCGCAGCTGCCGCACCTCCGTCGACACCGCCAGGAGCCCCGTGCCCTGCGCGTAACGCATTTATTTGTCATGACATTGGCACGACCTAGACCCACGATCGACGTGCTTATAGGTAGCAATAGGGTTGCAGATGCATACGATAGCTTGGACGAGGGCGAAGATGGCGATGGTGAGGTATCGGCCGAGGAAGGAGTCGGCGAGGAAGCCGCcgaggaggcagaggaggaaggaggtgcCCATGAAGTCAGTGACGACGTTGGCGGCCACGGCGCTGGGCAGGTGCATGGTGCCCGTCAGGTATGTGACCAGGTTCACGGCGATGCCCATCGTGGATAGCCGCTCGCACAGCTCGATCCCGAGGgtcagcgccgccgccacccaccCTCCCGTGCTCGACTTGTCGGCCGGGCAGCCCCTGTAGTCCACCGCGTCCTGCACCAGGTTGCCGCCGTCGCGGCCGCCCCACGGTGACCTCTCATGTACCTTCTTCCCATCCTAAACCAAACAAGCGCACAACAATTAACAACATGCATGCAAATGttgtattattattattgcatgcatgcaagtgcAGGTCTTGAGCTGCATGTACGAACataatgcatgcatatgcagcTATGCACAGTTTAGAAAATAGACCTCACTAGCCATTGATTTAACAACTTTGTTTGCTATGTGTTCTTCGGAGAAGAAAACGCACAAGGCCGGCTAGCTCAGCTAGTTGGAATGCTGCGCTTGATCGAGGACCTTGCAATCGATTTCTCCTTTTATAGGCACGGAGAGAAGACGCATTCGACCGACCGATGATCAGCGATCAGCTGATCATGGAGGCGACCGATCGGCCGAAAAGGACCTGCACCGGGTGGCTCTCGCTAGCTACATGCACCAGGTGGATCTTTCTCTCGTGGTGGGGGCAGCCCGTGGTACAATAATCGATCCATGTTCTAATGTACAGAGAGAGACCCATGAAAAACGTTTGTGTTGGCCTGTTGGGTGATAATGGTCAGAAGATCAAGCACAAGTGGAACTGTATAGAGCACGTTGGTAAGATCGCACGAAGCGAGTCGAGCTTATAGAGACTTGAGTCCCTCGTCCCACACCTCGTCCCACGTTGGTAAGACCATGCAATTTAGGAATAcactattaaaaaaaagaaaagattaagcACAAGTGCTAGCTGCTCCTGAGACGTGGAAACTAGGAAAAGTGAGCAGATCAGAAGACGGAATGTTCTAGAAGCTTCAAACAGCATCTCTGCAATGCATGGGGCCGTCATGCCCACTAGTGATCACAATAatgcagctagctagctatcaGTACTTCAGTAGAGGAGGGGGAGATAAGCTTTTTCAAAGCTAGGTACTATAATCTTAGTGAGTGGAAGAGGAATTGAAGGAGAGAAAAGGCAAGGATCATAGGGTTGATCTTGTTGATCTGTCCACCTTTATCAAATTTTCATATACACTATTTTTAGTTcattaaataaaataatattgattttataaaGGGCCACTAGCAAAGGAAGGGTATGTTGAGTTATCGAATGAGAGATTGACACTCATTGATGCTTATTATTATATACCGAGTTCCTGATTACAAATAGCAAAATGGAAATACTACAATAACTTCTATATATATAGCCGCACCATTGATCTGTTCTGGGGTTTTGTCAATTTTACTGCATGGTACACATATTTCCTTGTAGAAATGTGTGAAATGAGAGGTAGTCTTATGTTATTGGTAATGAGAATATACCAACCAGAAGCATTGGATTGAATTTACATAGCTCTTTAAACCTCTGAATAATTTCACTTTACTCCTTCTAGTACAATGTGATCCTGGTTATAGTTCGACCTGATACGCTCTCATTTTATGCAACACTAGCGAGTGTCATGCATTTCAACAGATCTCCGACAAATAATTATTACAAATCCTAAACTTTACGCACTAACATATCATCATTTGCTAGTAGCAATCTTTAAATATAGGATTTATATGTAAAACTTCCAACCTTATTATCTAGCAGCAGGAAACAGATGGTTGGAGACATACCACCATCACACTCAATCTCTTCAAGCAGAAAAGATATAGAGGGGCACATGCACAATAGAGACAcctcaaaaaaaaataagaatacaAATTCACCACTAATTAACCAAGCCTCGAGTTATTCTCTAACTTACAACACACACGGTTTCGGAACATATATGCATCACTTCCATCTCAATCTGCACTTGGTTTGacttttttttccttgatgcggttatatatatatatatatacatatatatatatataggaaaactagtatatatacatacatatataagtGCTATTGTATACACCCCAGGTGAGCCCAGCCAGCCCCCCTGTCTCGCGCGCCCACACCCTGACCCCACGCGTGCCACGTGGCCACTCAGCCTACGCCCACGCCCACCCAACAGCGTGCCAACCACACATAGCGTGCATTGCACCACGTGGCCATGTGCCAGCATAACCCACACGCACCTCGTGGCCACCCAGCTCACTCGCCCCCGTGTGCCTGTCGCGTGTCTCTTGTCCTGTGCCACCTCGCTCAATAGTTATCCGGTAGCTGTTATCTAGTAATTCTTTAGTAATTGTCTAATAGTTATCATCCAGTAATTCTCTAATAATTTTGCTATAGGTTGGATGTGTAGAAGTGCAAAAATTTACTATGGGTTGAAAATTAAATTTAATATGGGATGAAAATTTACTATGGTTTGGATGTTTTCAAGTTtgaaaatttactatgattcggaTGCTTCAGTAATTGTCAGTAATTTTGTTCAATATTAATATTAGTAGTTGTCCAGTAGTTTtaagtcataaaaaaattgttcagtaTTGTCAATAGTCGTCAGTATTTTAATATTCAGTAGTTCCAAATCATATTAAAagtcataaaaaaattgttcagtaTTGTCAATAGTCGTCAGTATTTTAATATTCAGTAGTTCCAAATCATATTAAAATTGTTTAGTAGTTTGTGTCAGTAGTATCAATAGTTCTAAGTCATAGTGcatttgttcagtagtttgtgtcagaagtgttagtagttgtcagtagttactagtagtttgttcagtagtgtcaatAATTTTTGTTAAGTAGGTTTGTTCAGTAGTGACAGTAGCTATTCAGCATGCAGTTACAAGTTATAgaaaaattgttcagtagttttgCTTATTAGTATCATTAGTTTAGTTCAGTAGTTATCAGTAGTTGCTAATAGTATCAATAGCttattcagtagtgttagtagttttttAAGTAGTTGTTTTATTAGTTCTCAGTAGATGGTCACGCCTTCAGTGATCAGTAGTTGCGCGAGAGCAGGGGTGAGGGGTGGGGACATGTGGCGGGCGCGAGGCGCGATTGGGGCACCATGTGGTGCACACCAGGGAGTGAGCACACAAGCGCGGCTGCGCACCATGTGGCGCGCTCTAGTTGCATGCGCATGAGCTAGGCTGACAGCATGCTGTGGCGGGGTGGGTTGGGCCAGGTGGGGGTGTAGAATAATTCTACACCCagagtgtatgtatgtatgtatgtatatatgtgcacGCCATGCTGCGTATGCATGAGAATACATGGCAACCGTATGATGAGTTGAGCTAGATACAGCACCTATTTATATATACACTTTAAAACATGCATGTTTTAGTTGAGTCGTGGATTCATCACTTCATGATATATGTATCTGATGCTCCTGCACCAATGCATGAATCGATCATCTTCCTCCGCCTACCATTCCCTCCATCTTTCTGAGGGAGACTAAAAGTAGCCTCCCGTTGCATCTCCTCCTCATGTTCGATTCACGTACATCCCACTTTTTGCACAGGCCtcttctttcctcctcctcacATCTGGATCTGGTCCTCCACTATTTTCTGATTTCCCTGTGTAAACCCCACGCAAAAACATATGAATGGGCAGGCTGTTCCGATATCTTTCTGTTCTCATGCAGAAAAGGAAGGATCAATTGAGCTGCATCTCTTTTGTCCAAATTCAGTAAAAAGTAGGGTATCTACCTCATTCCTGCCGACGATGTTGACAAGTTGTCAAATGCAAGCcttccaatctagactctaaatCCTAGCCTTGCATGCGTATCAAGAGTGGCCTTCCAATATAGATTCCAAATGTTAGCTACTTATCATTGACATTTCTCCATAGACTCTGTTTTGATTGCCGTTTTGAACATAGCACATAGTTGCAATATGCTGTTGACCATTACCTTTTGCAATTAtgtattataaaaatatctaaaaaaattaatatggaAGTAATTTTGACTACAAATATGCTAGTAGTTAATAATATTTTCGTAGATATAACCAATCCAAATACATTTACAAATTTTCTTTaaattgacaaaaaaaagtacatttatgtattttaataataaaaaattaaaaccaACTGCATATATTCTAGGATAACATTTTCATATAAGAAAATGTGGTAGTATAGAGTGATAATAATACAAGCATTATGGAAGATTTGGTATGGCAAATATCGTTCATGTTGTGTGTGTATCGATATATAAACGCAAGTATTTTCCTTGTTGAAATAGCTAGCTAACTTATTCGCAAATTTATCGAATAATCAATCACTTGTTAGTTACATATATTTGGTATAGTCAAAGTGACATTCAAGCTAATAAGTAGCGGTATCATGtacacatgcatgcacaaaGTGGAAGAAGGCACCACCACAGGGTGGCCATGAGGACAGTTGCTAACAGCTTCATATGGATGGTCTGCATATATCATGTGCAGAGAGACCCACAAACAGCTCCATCGATCAGTATTTGCTTACCTTCCAAATTCTAAAAAAGTTATGGTCGGCTATTGCGTTTGGGCCTAACCTAGCTAAGAAAAGGCGCAAAAAAGAACAGAAGATTCATAAAAGCTTGGAGAGAAGAGAACATTATTTCATAGTAATGTAACTGTTGTTAACTAGTGCGTCACTGCATCTTTTGTTCTCTGTACATGCAGCCTACCTTGTAGAAGCATAAATGCACACGGTACAATATATATGTGCAACACTTTTCTTATAGGCCTGATCGGGTGGAAAATGCAATGTTTCTTAGATCGTTTCATTTaacttttcaaaacaaaatcagCCCCTCACGACAATGTTTGTAAACAAAGAGAAAATTTCCGTTTGCTAGTTATGCATTATGGGGCTCTCTGCAGACACTTTTTTATACCTAAGAAAACCCGGAAACATATTTTTACTCACCGGAACTATCCATTTTTTCAAAAACTAATTTCGTACTTAGATAGAAACAGCTTGAACTTTTGTTCCATCTCGGCTCGAAAGTACATTCTTTTATATAATCTTGACCATACTCCCACCGGTCTCTAAAACATGACTTTGGGACACTAACACACATTTGGCTGAATACGACTTTGGggtacactactacagaaaccacCATTAGTACCGGTTTTTTAATcgccatcagtgccggtttttaagCCAGTACTGCACAATCGGCAATGATAGTCTAGGATAATCGCTGGTGATTGTTGAACTGAGAATGATACCCcattatcattgtcaattcatggATACCCctttatcactatcggttcgtgtctcaaactgacagtgatattggtgttatcactatcgattcgtGACTCAAACAGCCAGCGATAGTGTtgttatcactactggttcatgaCTTCACCAGCAATGATAACACCACTACCATTTGagttacgaaccggtagtgataattccACACCCTAAAAAtgaatatttgcattttttgcTAGCCTAGCCACGCCCTCTGAAATAAAACATAGCACATATGATTCACATCATTATTCACATATGGTTCACAACAAGTTCACATAAAGCTTATCATTCATTCAAACACCACAGTTTTATAACAAGTTCATCACTCTACAAAGAGTACAAAAGAGTTCTAGGTCATGAAGGAGCCATACAGGGAACCAGATAGTTAAGACGTTTATGTTATTCTACATCAAAGGATTCTGGATCAGGAAACTCACCCTCTGGAGGGATAACATGGTTATTGACTAACCTAGCGAGATGTTCTTGAATGGCTACGCTTTCATGCAGTAGTAGCTTATTTGTACTTAGCTTCAAGAGCTATCATTAACGAAAAGAGAAAAATTAATCTGTGAACAAGTTTAGAAATTGAAAAGTATGTACATAAATTGAAAATCAATATGTAAAATTATAAACCTCAGCATCATTTAGCTTGACACTATTTCTGTTACCGcagaatccgtgcatgaatgtACATACATAGTACGCACATAAATTAGTGCCCTTTTCTTGCCCCACACACAGAAAGTCTGTTCAGACAAAGAAATTGGTCTTGAATGGCAAGTATCAAGTACTATTTTTATAATGTTGCATGAATGCTCTGTACGTGTAAGTGTCGCAGCTGACTTGTTAGGTGGACTAACTATTTTGGGTACATCAATGTCTTCCCCATCTTCAATGGCCATCTTATGAATGCACCACTGTCTTCATGTTCTTTTTTACCATCTCTGGAAGATTCATCCTGTAACACCTCCACACATGCCCTCTTCATGCTCTTCATTATCATGCACTTATAATCTGACACTCGTTTAGGTTCAGTCTTTTTGGCTTGGGCAATGAAAAATTGTTGGTTGTCAAGTGAAACTACACTCCTATCACAGCTCTCATCTGGATGACTCAAAAATGATGCTACATCACCAGTCACTTCCTTTTTAAACTTCTGAGGTGGTGCCAACTTTTGAGATGGTGATAGTGCTTGTTTCTAAGATGGTGCTAGGAGCATCTTCTTTTTAGTTGTTGGCGAAGGACTAGGCCTACTTCTAGTTGGTGGCGGAATAGGTGGAGTTTTTCTAGGTGGAGATGGAAGAGGTGGATTTCTTCTAGGTGGAGATGGAAGAGGTGGATTTCTTCTAGGTGGAGAcagaggaggtggacttcttctatgTGGTTGTGGGAGCTTTGTAGGCAGAGAGGTCGACTCGTCAGTACCCTCTTCCTTATCAAAGATTATATTAAACTTGTGCCATGTGACAAAATTGTGGATGACATCTCCTAGAGTCTTTACCTCATCCTCTCCGGGGATGTCCAGCTCGATGCCAACATATTTGGGATGTACCCTGTCCATTTCGACCATGGCATAGCTTGATGGTTTCGGATGGGTGTGCAAAACCTCCCCTTCCATGCATGGCCAAGCCATGCCCACAGCTGTCTCGATGGAAATGTTCATAATAGGCACGTGTAGCTTGCACAGTATACATGTTGTGATGTCATCCACGGGATAATGGCCTGCATCCTCTTTGGGAAGTGTCATGGATGCGCAGCTACTCTGACGACCATTGGGGCTGGTGATTATAGCATTCCAATGAGCTAGTACTTTGCTCAAGATGACAGTTAGTGCTTCTACCCTGCCTTCCCAGCGGGTATCCACTTCTCTCATCATTTCTTCTTGTTCGGCCTTACTTTTCTTCCGACTCCTAAGAGTCAGTGTGCTCTACGAATTCAACTTTCCATGGAACCACACCAATGCCTCACATGCGACCAGGATGCTCCTTCATTCCTAGGGCCAAGGTTAGTTCGTCACTTTCCCTATTGGGCTTCAAAGAGCCTTGGGAAATCTAGGCGTGGGGTTCTGCAATCTTTGGGGAACCTCTTCTTCTTATGGGCTTCTTAAGCATAATTTTCCATCCTCTGATAAAGTAACCCCCTTCCAAACAACTACTGCTTTGATCATGGGCTCATCCGACCATCACAAGGATGACACCACTTTTAGTgagttcttcttctttcttctcttatagTGGTATCTTCTTCAGGTACCCACCCATGCCGAGTCTATGGGGGTAAATGTTCTTCTCTGAGTTGGCCTTGTTTAGATTACTTGACTTCAAAGCTTCCTCCAACGTCTTGTACTCCACAAAAGTATCCTAATACGTTTGAAATTTTGGGTACACGTCAAAGTCCAGCGTTATCCCCTTCTTCACAAACTCATGTGTGGTGCCATAGCTCCGGGAGGTGCATGACAAGCCTTGGTACATGAGAGCTCCATGATGACATATCGGCCCTTAGTCTTCTTGTTTGGTCCTCAGTTAGCAACCTGCCTTTGTTCAACAGTCATCGAACCCTCCAAAGAATCATTCACCTACACGTCAGGGAAACAAAAACTATGGAAAACTAAAATCTATTAATGAACAAGgcatctattaaaaaaattacctcATCAACGTCAAAGTCCTTAGGTTGGTTCATGTTGAGGTAGTTGCTCGGGCTACAGCTTTGAATGGAGGTCTCATCTCCACCCAGCACCAAGCTTGGGTCAGAGGAGCCTTATGGATGCTGCCGAGTCTTTGGGAGACGAGGAGTCAGAGGTTTCATCCTTAGGAAATTTCAATTAAAAAGTGTAAACAGGTGGACTTAGAAGTGGCACAAGCAAAATAATTAAGGACACTTCATCCTAGCCCACCCTATATATCTCCTCATCATAGGACAAAAACATAAATTTGCACAAGTGCATCAGACCATGATAATTTTTGTAGAAGAAAACAACTGTCGAGGATTGGTGAACCACCGATCTAACGAACTAGTTGAAGAATTAGGGGATCCTTTGAGTAGACTAAAAAATGAGAGGAACACACGgtggtttttagataggttcgggcctccctgaggataataatcctacgACATGTTTATCTtttattgatctgagcctacTACAAaggggtgtagctagcctagatagatctaaacctagtcggtgacttcctcTTTGGTTCTAAGGAACTTGAGTTGCCTGTCTTGACTTGTTTGGGCTTGTTCTCCGTATGGCTCcttggctctgtatatatatgggggtgtcatacatcctctggactcctccttcctattcttagagataaaccttCATGGTTATGGGATACCTTGGATATCTAagggtagttttctttcttctagagatccccttcccagagataaagatataccccaAAATTTACTGAAAACCCTGGGGTGCtcagatatggtaactatctaaTATTCTATGTGAAGCCCCCTATCAGTACGTGAAAAGAGACTTCGATGGTTTAAATACAtagccagcaaagataagctttttgtttGATCGTATCATCGAGTAGACTCATATTTCCGATTATGATGAAGCATCTAACcaaattttttgattttctaCTCGGGATTCTAAACACCTATAAGTCTCTAAGAGAGTCCTCAAGAAGGTGTTTCATCCGGGTGGATTTTTGTTAGCTTCACCCTTTGGGAGGAAAAAAGTTTGTTACTGGTGAACTTTGAAAATTTGAAATGTCATAGCGGAGATTTCAGGTAATGGTGTGAATCTTTTCCTGCCATAGTGCTATGATTACGGTGGCAATGTAAGGAGCAGAACTCCTTAGGGTATGGCACCAATTGCCCCGTGTGTGCCGGACATTAAATGCGATGTGACGATAAAGAGAAAAATTATGGCCTTGAGTCGTGTCACGTCGTCAGCCGAACTTCCATTTTCGGGAGCCCCCACTCTACATATAGACAAAGGAGGGACCTGCTTCAATGTCCATTCTTTCATCATCAATTGCTTTCCATCACACTCATTGTTCCCCCTTGCTccaaaaaaaacccccaaaaaccCTCTTCCCTCAATATCTCTACTGCCATGGgtaagaagaagatcaagaaagaGAGCTCATCCACTGACGAGATGGCGAGTGCAATCCTGGAGTGGCAAGAATCCAAGATCAGGGAGGAAGTTCTGGAGAAGACCAAGAGTGAGGAGGTGATTCCTCCCCGGGTTCTGATCCCCTGCACGCCGACGGTGGGACAGACAATCCCGAGCCCAGACACCCACAGCTCGGTGGTATTCCTTGAATTCTTCCGATGCGGCTTTGGCTTCCCTCCTTCGAGTTTCTTCCTCGAGGTGCATGATTTCTACAGCCTGGAACTCATCCACCTTAATCCCATCTCCATTATAATGATGAGCGTCTTCGTGCATCTCTACAAGGCCTTTCTTGGCTTCCGCCCATCCCTCGACCTCTTCCGGTACTTCTATGTCCTAAAGAGGCAACAAACAAGGTCGTCAGTGGCACTGGATTTCGGCTCCAAGAAGACAAGTCGACGGAGTACATCGACTTCACCGCCAAGTACTCCTAGTCAAGTTGgcacaagaagtggttctactGTCAACCTGGCCCAAAGGGGCTTCCTTACTGAGGCTTACCACCACTGTCGAGGCCCGCCTAGATAGAGAAGCTGATGATGACCACCCTTCGCTGAAACCTTATCAAGGATATCCTGCACTTGAAGGAGAGGATCTGACATCGTATGATATTGCCAGGGAGTTCATCAAGCGCCGCCTTAGTCCTCTGAAGTCTAGGATTAAAGGATCTTGGTAATACCCAGCTAGAATGGATCCAGCCCGAAATGGTGAGATAGGTACTTCCCTATCCCGAGTAATCATATGTAAGGAATCTGCAAGATCTATTCTCATTGTCTATTGCTTCTTCTCATAGTGTATTCACCGGAGGCTACCGACAAGAGGGTCAGGGTTCTTTTCGAGTCCATCCCCTCTTCTAGTCACAAGAACGTCCCAACTCCCATCCTGGAGATGGACTCCAAAGCTCGGGAAAGAATCATATCGGCAAGTGCCACAACCCTTCTcgattcttattttcttttcaagtAGTCATACTTGTAGTGACGGCTATCACAGGCTTGGACAGCTTCCCGGATGCAGAGGACCTGATCCGAAGGCCGAGAACGTAGGGGCCCCAACTATAGACCCAGATGATGTTCTTATCACGGGGAGCAGGGGTTCGAGTGAGAGTGGCAGCAGCATGCTGCAGATCACCTCCTTAGACAGTGTCATGGTGTTGGAGGGTGACGACTTTGCAGGAGTAGATTCGGCAGTGGAAGGTGTTAGGCCATCGACGCCAAGTGCTCCTGCTCCTTCTACTTCTACCAACACAGTGCCAACTTCAACAGTGGCCCCAACCTTGGTAAGTTGAACATTTACCCAGATCCCTTATGGTTGTGCCTGTTCTTAATTCTTTGGGTATGATTTAGCCTTTAGCCCAAGAACGTGGGAAGGAGGTGATTCTGGTGAGTTCATTGGGTGACACTCCCTTAGCACTACTAGCATTAGGGAGCAAGAGATTAGCGCCCCTCCTGGTCCCGGTGAATCCTTTGCTGACCAAGAAACGGCTCAAGTATGCCGAGAATTATTTCCTATGCCTGATGGAATGCATGGTTTGAATTTGTCTTTCCCGCACGCTAATTGGAATACCACCGATAGTACCCAAACCCTGACTTCCTCAA includes:
- the LOC133888480 gene encoding protein NRT1/ PTR FAMILY 6.2-like; translation: MASEDGKKVHERSPWGGRDGGNLVQDAVDYRGCPADKSSTGGWVAAALTLGIELCERLSTMGIAVNLVTYLTGTMHLPSAVAANVVTDFMGTSFLLCLLGGFLADSFLGRYLTIAIFALVQAIGTGLLAVSTEVRQLRPPPCEGGAGAGPCEQATGLQMGVLYVCLYLIALGTGGLKSSVSGFGTDQFDERDARERAAMGLFFNRFFFFISVGTLLAVTVLVYVQDHVGRSWAYGICAGAMLAAIAVFLSGTRRYRYKRSSGSPIVHILQVLVAAARKRNIKQPLAAAALYEDLPGHARLPHTAQFPCLDRAAVMAGDGDNEVGHDGRPTPNPWKLCSVSRVEEVKMVARLMPVWATTILFWTIYAQMITFSVEQATTMDRRMGGFEIPAASLTVFFVGAIMLTLAIYDRVFIPLCRSLITGRQGFTNLEKVGIGLVLSIVGMAAAAISEKKRLTVAATNAGQGPLPISVVMLTPQFLLVGAGEAFIYTGQLDFFITRSPRGMKTMSTGLFLTTLSLGFFLSSALVSLVKSCTRWLGDTINHSRLDYFYWLLAVLSVVNLAAYLVCAMWAVPPATSQADQPQPATAADEKC